One window from the genome of Cinclus cinclus unplaced genomic scaffold, bCinCin1.1 SCAFFOLD_32, whole genome shotgun sequence encodes:
- the LOC134057386 gene encoding olfactory receptor 14A16-like, with protein sequence MSNSSSIRHFLLLALADTRQLQLLHFCLFLGISLAALLANGLIISAVACGHHLHTPMFFFLLNLALTDLGSICTTVPKAMHNSLWHTNNISYSACAAQVFFITFFISAELSLLTIMCYDRYVSICKPLHYGTLLGSRACAHMAAAAWASAFLNALLHTANTFSLPLCQGNALGQFFCEIPQILKLSCSHSDLRELGLIAVGVLLGLGCFVFIVFSYVQIFRAVLRIPSEQGRHKAFSTCLPHLAVLSLFLSTGFFAYLKPPSISSPSLDLALSVLYSVVPPALNPLIYSLRNQELKAALWTLMTGWFHKQ encoded by the coding sequence atgtccaacagcagctccatcaggcacttcctcctgctggcattggcagacacgcggcagctgcagctcctgcacttctgcctcttcctgggcatctccctggctgccctcctggccaacggcctcatcatcagcgccgtagcctgcggccaccacctgcacacccccatgttcttcttcctgctcaacctggccctcactgacctgggctccatctgcaccactgtccccaaagccatgcacaattccctctggcacaccaacaacatctcctactctgcatgtgctgctcaggtgtttttcattaccttcttcatctcagcagagttgtccctcctgaccatcatgtgctacgaccgctacgtgtccatctgcaaacccctgcactacgggaccctcctgggcagcagagcttgtgcccacatggcagcagctgcctgggccagtgcctttctcaatgctctgctgcacacagccaatacattttccctgcccctgtgccagggcaatgccctgggccagttcttctgtgaaatcccccagatcctcaaactctcctgctcacactccgacctcagggaacttgggctcatTGCTGTTGGTGTCCTTTTAGGACttggctgttttgtgttcattgttttctcctatgtgcagatcttcagggctgtgctgaggatcccctctgagcagggaaggcacaaagccttttccacctgcctccctcacctggccgtgctctctctgttcctcagcactggtttttttgcctacctgaagcccccctccatctcctccccatccctggatctggccctgtcagttctgtactcagtggtgcctccagccctgaaccccctcatctacagcctgaggaaccaggagctcaaggctgcactgtggacactgatgactggaTGGTTTCACAAACAGTGA